The region AAACCATTAGTCGATCATCCTGAAGACATTGTGGTTACGGAAAAGGAAGAGGAGACTAAAGTCGTCTATCATCTGACCGTTAACGAAAACGATGTCGGTAAGGTAATCGGCAAAAATGGCCGTATTGCCAAAGCAATCCGAACTGTTGTCTACGCAGCCAAATCGGACGTCAACAAACGAATTTATTTGGATATTATGTAAAGGGAGAGGGGAGACCTTTCCCTTTTTAAACATTTGTACCTGAAACGAAACTGTTTATGAGAGCGAGGAACAGTAGTGCAAATCATTAAAAAGGTCCTGATAAAGCAAATTGTCACTGAGAAAAGCAAGAAGAAATTACATAAGAAATTTTATGATCATAAAATGCGGCTTGAGCAAGAGTGTCAACAGCTGTTATTTGAACAGCGCAAATTACTGAATAAGTCCGGTGTTTCCAGACAGGAAATTTCCGAAAGATTTCAGCAGGAAATTAAGAATCGCAAAGAAAAAATAAAACTAGCTGAGTTTAAAATTGAACAATTGGATATGCTGGAAATTGGCAGCGAAATTACTGAAAAAGAAGTTGAAGCTCTTGTTGAAGTGAAGGAAGGTTCGCATTGGGAAGAAATTTTAGAGGAGACGGCGATTGTCATCAAAGATGATGTAGTTGTCCGAATTGATGAGTAGCAGGTGAAAATCATGACGGAAAAAATGTTCAATGCAGGGAAGATAATCAATACACACGGAATTAAAGGTGAAGTGAAAGTTCTTCGAATCACCGATTTCGAGGAACGTTTTTCACCAGGGAATGTACTTTACCTCGAAAAAGGGGACGGGCAGCAGCTTGAGCTGAAAATTGCCGCACATCGTATTCATAAAGGTTATGATCTAATCCGATTTGTGGGATACGAGACAATCAATGATGTGGAGCGGTTTAAAGGAGATTATCTGAAAATCACCGAAAAACAGTTAACGGAACTGGATGAGAATGAATTTTATTACCACGAAATCATCGGTTGTGATGTTTATACTGTAAATGATGAAAAAATCGGTGTGATTAACGAAATTTTATCACCGGGCGCAAACGATGTATGGGTAGTGAAGCGGGAATACGGGAAAGAGGTATTAATCCCCTATATAGAAGATGTTGTGAAGCAGGTGGACATTTCTGCCAACAAAGTGGTTATTGAACCGATGGAAGGGCTGCTTGACTGATGCATATTGATGTTTTAACGTTATTCCCCGAATTAGTTTCAGGTGTATTTAATCATTCAATATTGAAGAAAGCATATGACAAAGAAAAATACAGCTATAACCTGGTGAATTTTCGTGACTATACGGAAAACAAACATTACAAGGTTGATGATTATCCATATGGCGGTGGTGCGGGTATGGTCCTGACTCCGCAGCCGATTTTTGATGCGATTGATAGTGTGAAAGAAAAGCGACAGTCCAAACCGCGGGTTATCCTGATGTGTCCGCAAGGTGCGCCATACAACCAAAGGAAGGCTGAAGAACTGGCCAAAGAGGACCACCTTGTGTTTATCTGCGGTCATTATGAAGGGTATGACGAACGTATCCGGGAACATCTGGTTACCGATGAAATTTCTATTGGTGATTATGTTTTAACCGGTGGAGAGCTTGGCGCGATGGTCGTAATCGACAGTGTTGTCAGATTATTGCCGGATGTTCTCGGAAATGTGGAATCCGCACCGGAGGATTCATTCTCAACCGGGTTACTGGAGCATCCGCATTATACAAGGCCTGCTGATTTCAGAGGAATGAAGATACCGGATGTTCTGCTGTCCGGCAACCATGCAAAAATTGAAGCATGGCGTCGCAAGGAGTCTTTGAAACGAACATATGAAAGACGTAAAGATTTAATTGAAATGGATTCATTGTCCAAAGACGACTTGAAAATTTTGGAAGAGCTTAAAGATGATTTTTAAAAATATTGTTGAACTCATATCACCAGTGTGGTATATTAATTGTTGTTCTTAAAGTATTCACTTTAAGCGTATAAACGATGTTCCGCTTTCCCGTAGACGGATATGAGCATTGGTTTGGAAGGAGTGACAGAGAATGCAAAAACTGATTGAAGAAGTCACAAAAGATCAGCTTCGCACGGATCACCCTGATTTCCGTCCCGGAGATACTGTAAAGGTTCATGTGAAGGTTGTCGAAGGTTCACGTGAGCGTATTCAGGTTTTTGAAGGTGTTGTTATCAAACGCCAAAACGGTGGAATCAGTGAAACATTTACAGTAAGAAAAATTTCTTACGGTGTTGGTGTTGAACGTACATTTCCGTTGCATTCACCTCGAGTTGCAAAGATTGAAGTTTCCCGTCGCGGTATTGTTCGACGCGCTAAACTGTATTATCTTCGCAATCTGCGTGGAAAAGCAGCACGTATCAAAGAACGTCGATAGAGAAATCATTGTAAGGAAAGGAGCTTGGCTTATTTGGTGCAAGCTCCTTTTTTTGTTAAGCAGTTTAAGAAGTATAAAAACTTTATTAACTGTATACGTACAACTAAGCATTCAGCTTAACGCTTGATCATAATCAGATTTTCTAAATAATGGCAGAAAGTACAACTTACAGGAAAGAGTTTTCCACTTTTCCGGAAGACGAGGTGAATCGCTTGTTCTTCCATTTTGATTTGAATGATATAATAAAACAAATAAGATATTTTAAGAGCAGGTTTGTGCTGGAGGGGAATATATGGAGAAACGGAAAAGTGAATGGTTTGAGTGGATTAAGGCATTATTAATCGCTTTTGCGTTAATTTTTATTGTTCGAACTTTCTTTTTTGCTCCGATCGTTGTTGATGGACCATCCATGATGCCTACACTTCATGACGGGGATCAAATGATAGTCAACAAAATAATTTATGATGTTGCTGAACCGGAGCGATTCGATATTGTCGTATTCCATGCCTCCGATAAAAAAGACTTCATTAAACGGGTTGTTGGGTTGCCTGGTGAGCATGTTGCCGTTAAAAATGATCAACTTTTCATTGATGGAAGAAAGGTAAAGGAACCTTTTATAGGACAGATGAAAAAAGGGGAAAATACATATACAGATGATTTCAAGTTGGAGGAGCTTCCAGGAGGTTACGAGGAAATCCCTGAAGGTTATGTGCTCGTATTGGGGGATAATCGGGGTAATTCCACGGATAGCCGTATATTAGGTTTAATATCGATGGATCAGATCGTTGGTACTGCTAATTTAATTTACTGGCCATTTGACCGAATGCAAATTATGGATTATTAGGGTGAATAAATAATGACGATACAATGGTTTCCGGGACACATGGCAAAAGCGAAGCGTGAAGCTGA is a window of Virgibacillus ihumii DNA encoding:
- a CDS encoding KH domain-containing protein — protein: MKALIETIVKPLVDHPEDIVVTEKEEETKVVYHLTVNENDVGKVIGKNGRIAKAIRTVVYAAKSDVNKRIYLDIM
- a CDS encoding YlqD family protein, with amino-acid sequence MQIIKKVLIKQIVTEKSKKKLHKKFYDHKMRLEQECQQLLFEQRKLLNKSGVSRQEISERFQQEIKNRKEKIKLAEFKIEQLDMLEIGSEITEKEVEALVEVKEGSHWEEILEETAIVIKDDVVVRIDE
- the rimM gene encoding ribosome maturation factor RimM (Essential for efficient processing of 16S rRNA), translating into MTEKMFNAGKIINTHGIKGEVKVLRITDFEERFSPGNVLYLEKGDGQQLELKIAAHRIHKGYDLIRFVGYETINDVERFKGDYLKITEKQLTELDENEFYYHEIIGCDVYTVNDEKIGVINEILSPGANDVWVVKREYGKEVLIPYIEDVVKQVDISANKVVIEPMEGLLD
- the trmD gene encoding tRNA (guanosine(37)-N1)-methyltransferase TrmD — protein: MHIDVLTLFPELVSGVFNHSILKKAYDKEKYSYNLVNFRDYTENKHYKVDDYPYGGGAGMVLTPQPIFDAIDSVKEKRQSKPRVILMCPQGAPYNQRKAEELAKEDHLVFICGHYEGYDERIREHLVTDEISIGDYVLTGGELGAMVVIDSVVRLLPDVLGNVESAPEDSFSTGLLEHPHYTRPADFRGMKIPDVLLSGNHAKIEAWRRKESLKRTYERRKDLIEMDSLSKDDLKILEELKDDF
- the rplS gene encoding 50S ribosomal protein L19, whose protein sequence is MQKLIEEVTKDQLRTDHPDFRPGDTVKVHVKVVEGSRERIQVFEGVVIKRQNGGISETFTVRKISYGVGVERTFPLHSPRVAKIEVSRRGIVRRAKLYYLRNLRGKAARIKERR
- the lepB gene encoding signal peptidase I, coding for MEKRKSEWFEWIKALLIAFALIFIVRTFFFAPIVVDGPSMMPTLHDGDQMIVNKIIYDVAEPERFDIVVFHASDKKDFIKRVVGLPGEHVAVKNDQLFIDGRKVKEPFIGQMKKGENTYTDDFKLEELPGGYEEIPEGYVLVLGDNRGNSTDSRILGLISMDQIVGTANLIYWPFDRMQIMDY